From the Oncorhynchus masou masou isolate Uvic2021 unplaced genomic scaffold, UVic_Omas_1.1 unplaced_scaffold_750, whole genome shotgun sequence genome, one window contains:
- the LOC135537315 gene encoding oocyte zinc finger protein XlCOF6-like gives MSSLNYSPSAEEEEVCCTETEALGLNIVVKEEDEGVTVKGDEDVFRIKKEEEENVAVKEEKEHFGPEEGIEAVIVEEEEVEAFRMKKEEEEAVTVEEEEVEASIMKREEEEDITLKKEEEVVTVKEEKEQFGVKEEEGIEAVTVEEEEVEALKIKKEEEEAVTVEEEEVEASIMKREEEEDITLKKEEEDVILKEEREHFGVKEEEDAISIKEEKEDVLGVKEDDDDEEEEEEEGGGEEEETEDLINTRERTDSHSESGTSPSEEPDPETSKPARAHHCSQCGKRFIRLGHLKEHMKTHTGEKPYHCSQCGKGFGQSGHLKVHERRHTGEKPYQCSQCEKKCFSPGDLKSHERTHRQSLERPFQCSQCGKRFIQSSHLKEHERIHTGEKPFQCSQCGKGFRYSGHLKVHERTHTGEKPYQCSQCQKGFFSPGDLRKHERTHLVDRPFQCSQCGKRFMQSSHLKKHKRIHTGEQPFQCSHCGKSFTRLGNLKTHEMTHTGEKPFHCTFCGKRFTHLGNLKMHEMTHTGNKPYHCSQCGKGFGHSGHLKVHERTHTGEKPYQCSQCESKFFSSGDLKSHERTHTVERPFQCSQCGKSFTRLGNLNMHLRTHTGEKPYHCSDCGKRFIQLGDLKSHERTHTGDKPFQCSQCGKSFAWLGNLKMHERIHTGEKPFHCSLCGKSFTF, from the exons ATGAGCTCATTAAATTATTCCCCCTCTGCTGAAGAAGAGGAGGTTTGTTGCACGGAGACCGAAGCTCTGGGGCTGAACATTGTCGTGAAAGAAGAAGATGAGGGTGTTACAGTGAAAGGAGATGAAGACGTTTTCAGAAttaaaaaggaggaagaggagaatgttgcagtgaaagaagagaaagaacatTTTGGGCCAGAAGAGGGGATAGAGGCTGTCATAGTGGAAGAAGAGGAAGTAGAAGCTTTCAGAatgaaaaaggaggaagaggaggctgtcacagtggaagaggaggaggtggaagctTCGATAatgaaaagggaggaagaggaagatatcACATTGAAAAAAGAGGAGGAGgttgttacagtgaaagaagagaaagaacaatttggagtgaaagaggaagaggggataGAGGCTGTCAcagtagaagaggaggaggtagaagctttaaaaataaaaaaggaggaagaggaggctgtcacagtggaagaggaggaggtggaagctTCGATAatgaaaagggaggaagaggaagatatcACATTgaaaaaagaggaggaggatgttatactgaaagaagagagagaacattttggagtgaaagaggaagaggatgctATATCAAtaaaagaggagaaggaagacgttttgggagtgaaagaggatgatgatgatgaggaggaagaagaagaagaaggaggaggggaggaggaggagacagaagatctgattaacacca gagagagaacagactcTCATTCTGAAAGCGGGACGAGTCCTTCAGAAGAACCTGACCCAGAGACGTCCAAACCAGCAAGAGcacaccactgctcccagtgtggaaagagatttATCCGGTTAGGGCACCTGAAAGAAcatatgaaaacacacacaggggagaagccttatcactgctcccagtgtggaaagggttttgGACAGTCAGGGCATCTGAAGGTGCATGAAAGaagacacactggagagaagccataTCAATGCTCCCAGTGTGAAAAGAAATGTTTCTCACCAGGGGACCTGAAGTCACATGAgagaacacacagacagtctTTAGAGAGGCCTTTCCaatgctctcagtgtggaaagagatttATCCAGTCATCGCATCTGAAAGAGCATgaaagaatacacacaggagagaagccgttccaatgctctcagtgtggaaaggGGTTTAGATACTCAGGGCATTTAAAAGTGCATGAacgaacacacactggagagaagccgtATCAATGCTCCCAGTGTCAAAAGGGTTTTTTCTCACCAGGGGACCTGAGAAAACATGAGAGAACACATTTAGTAGATAGGCCTTTCCAGTGCTCTCAATGTGGAAAGAGATTTATGCAGTCATCACATCTGAAAAAACataagagaatacacacaggcgAACAACCATTCCAATGCTCTCATTGTGGAAAAAGTTTTACCCGTTTAGGGAACTTGAAAACACATGagatgacacacacaggagagaagcctttccactGCACCTTCTGCGGAAAACGTTTTACCCATTTAGGGAACCTGAAAATGCATGAGATGACACACACAGGAAATAAGCCTtatcactgctcccagtgtggaaaagGTTTTGGACACTCAGGGCATCTAAAAGTGCATGaaagaacacacactggagagaagccataTCAATGCTCCCAATGTGAAAGTAAATTTTTCTCATCAGGGGACCTGAAATCACACGAGAGAACACACACTGTAGAGAGGCCTTTCCaatgctctcagtgtggaaagagttttacccggTTAGGGAATCTGAATATGCAtttgagaacacacacaggggagaagccatacCACTGTTCAGACTGTGGAAAGAGATTTATCCAGCTTGGGGACCTAAAATCACATGagcggacacacacaggagataagcctttccaatgctctcagtgtggaaaAAGTTTTGCCTGGTTAGGGAACTTGAAAatgcatgagagaatacacacaggagagaagcctttccactgctccttgtgtggaaagagttttaccttTTAG